In Flavobacterium endoglycinae, one DNA window encodes the following:
- a CDS encoding acyl carrier protein has protein sequence MSDIASRVKAIIVDKLGVDENEVVTEASFTNDLGADSLDTVELIMEFEKEFDIQIPDDQAENIATVGQAISYIEEAKK, from the coding sequence ATGTCAGACATTGCATCAAGAGTAAAAGCGATTATCGTAGACAAATTAGGTGTTGACGAAAACGAAGTTGTAACAGAAGCAAGCTTCACTAATGATTTAGGAGCTGACTCATTAGACACTGTTGAGCTTATTATGGAATTCGAAAAAGAATTTGATATTCAAATTCCAGACGATCAAGCAGAAAACATTGCTACTGTTGGTCAAGCTATTTCTTATATCGAGGAAGCAAAAAAATAA
- the purN gene encoding phosphoribosylglycinamide formyltransferase, whose amino-acid sequence MKKIIVFASGSGSNAENIIKYFSKTEFAKVVSVFTNNASAKVIERAKNHQIPVEIFSKNELLERNVLQKIQKIDPDLIVLAGFLLKFPENIIEKYPHKIINIHPALLPNYGGKGMYGMHIHRAIVNNKEKETGISIHYVNENYDEGGIIFQANVALTDEDTPETVAEKIHELEQKHFPEIIHRLLDANSNN is encoded by the coding sequence ATGAAAAAAATTATCGTTTTTGCCTCAGGATCAGGATCTAACGCAGAAAACATTATAAAATATTTTTCAAAAACCGAATTTGCTAAGGTTGTTTCTGTTTTTACAAATAACGCTTCTGCAAAAGTGATTGAAAGAGCAAAAAATCATCAAATTCCTGTCGAAATCTTCTCAAAAAATGAACTTTTAGAGCGAAATGTATTACAAAAAATACAAAAAATCGACCCAGATTTGATTGTCCTTGCCGGTTTTCTTTTGAAATTTCCCGAAAATATAATCGAGAAATATCCTCACAAAATTATAAATATTCATCCTGCACTTTTACCTAATTACGGAGGTAAAGGAATGTACGGAATGCACATTCATAGAGCTATTGTAAATAATAAGGAAAAGGAAACTGGAATCTCTATTCATTATGTAAATGAAAACTATGATGAAGGCGGAATTATCTTTCAGGCAAACGTTGCTTTAACGGATGAAGATACACCTGAAACAGTTGCCGAGAAGATTCATGAATTAGAACAAAAACATTTTCCTGAGATCATCCATAGATTGTTAGATGCAAATTCCAATAATTAA
- the rnhA gene encoding ribonuclease HI: MSHEVHIYTDGAAKGNPGNGGYGVVMELVGTPHKKEFYEGFRLTTNNRMELLAVIVGLEKLKKPNMKVLVISDSKYVVDSVEKKWVFGWEKKAYKDKKNPDLWKRFLIAYRKHQVDFKWIKGHNNHPQNERCDQLAVMASMQPKLSVDVYYETIGSKE; the protein is encoded by the coding sequence ATGTCTCACGAAGTACATATATATACAGACGGCGCCGCAAAAGGTAATCCGGGAAACGGCGGGTATGGAGTCGTAATGGAATTGGTTGGAACACCACATAAAAAAGAATTCTATGAGGGTTTTCGCCTTACTACCAATAATAGAATGGAACTTCTTGCTGTAATTGTAGGTTTAGAAAAACTGAAAAAGCCAAATATGAAAGTCCTTGTTATTTCAGATTCTAAATATGTCGTTGATTCTGTTGAAAAAAAATGGGTTTTCGGATGGGAGAAGAAAGCTTATAAAGACAAAAAAAATCCCGATTTATGGAAACGCTTTTTAATCGCCTATCGAAAACATCAAGTCGATTTTAAATGGATAAAAGGCCACAACAATCATCCTCAAAATGAACGTTGCGACCAATTAGCGGTTATGGCATCCATGCAGCCCAAACTTTCTGTAGATGTTTATTACGAAACCATTGGCTCTAAAGAATAA
- a CDS encoding DUF6249 domain-containing protein: protein MDDKILIPISFFLMVFGIVYLIYSTRNRERLALIEKGVDASIFLQGKGSGVPAWKVFVVNVAFLLIGSGVGIFLALLITTYTSLNDGAVYPSIIFIMAGIGLLTGFKTAKDLDKE, encoded by the coding sequence ATGGATGACAAAATTTTAATTCCAATTAGCTTTTTCTTAATGGTCTTCGGGATCGTTTATTTAATTTATTCAACAAGAAATAGAGAGCGATTGGCTCTTATAGAAAAAGGAGTAGATGCGAGTATCTTTTTACAGGGAAAAGGAAGCGGAGTTCCTGCTTGGAAAGTATTTGTTGTAAATGTGGCTTTCTTGTTAATAGGGAGTGGTGTTGGAATTTTTCTAGCGTTACTAATTACAACGTATACTTCACTTAATGATGGTGCGGTTTATCCTTCTATTATTTTTATAATGGCCGGTATTGGACTTTTAACAGGGTTTAAAACTGCAAAAGATTTAGATAAAGAGTAG
- a CDS encoding RNA polymerase sigma factor encodes MSTLQDQHYIDKILQGETNAFAVLVDRYKDLIFTLSLKMMKNREEAEEVSQDTFIKVFNSLGKFKGDSKFSTWIYKISYNTCLDRLKKNKKEENNISIDDFSSHLIKTMDNALSALEDKERKQTIQNCLNLLPREENFLLTLFYFEDQNLEEIGKIMNINANNVKIKLFRSRQKLAVILKKQLEPEIIDYYERER; translated from the coding sequence ATGAGCACATTACAAGATCAACATTATATCGATAAAATTCTGCAAGGCGAAACAAATGCTTTTGCTGTGCTGGTTGATCGTTATAAAGATCTGATCTTTACCTTGTCTCTCAAAATGATGAAAAACAGAGAAGAGGCTGAAGAAGTCTCTCAGGATACTTTTATTAAAGTATTTAATTCTTTGGGCAAGTTTAAAGGCGATTCTAAATTCTCGACATGGATTTATAAGATCTCTTATAACACATGTCTGGATCGTTTAAAGAAAAATAAAAAAGAGGAAAACAATATTTCGATAGACGATTTTTCATCGCATTTGATAAAAACAATGGATAATGCTTTAAGTGCTTTGGAAGACAAAGAACGGAAGCAGACGATTCAGAATTGTTTGAATTTGCTGCCAAGAGAAGAAAACTTCCTGCTGACCTTGTTTTATTTTGAAGATCAGAATTTGGAAGAAATTGGAAAAATCATGAATATCAACGCTAATAATGTCAAAATAAAATTATTTAGGAGCCGACAGAAATTAGCCGTAATTTTGAAAAAGCAGTTAGAACCAGAAATAATAGATTATTATGAAAGAGAGCGATAA
- a CDS encoding PfkB family carbohydrate kinase — protein sequence MNKLLIVGTVAFDVIETPFGKTDKILGGAATYIGLSASFFNLQSAIVSVVGDDFPQEHLDLLTSKNIDISGIEIVKGGKTFFWSGLYHNDLNSRDTLVTELNVLADFQPKVPQNYKDADVVMLGNLHPLVQSSVLDQLEKKPKLVVLDTMNFWMDCALPELLNVIKRVDVITINDEEARQLSGEYSLVKAAAKIQDMGPKYVVIKKGEHGALLFHNREVFFAPALPLEDVFDPTGAGDTFAGGFSGFIAQSENISFGNMRNAIIYGSNLASFCVEKFGTERMETLSKAEVAIRLQQFKSLTQFDIEI from the coding sequence ATGAATAAACTATTGATTGTTGGAACAGTTGCTTTCGACGTGATTGAAACTCCTTTCGGAAAAACAGATAAAATTTTAGGTGGTGCTGCAACCTACATCGGATTATCAGCGTCATTTTTTAACTTACAATCGGCCATTGTTTCTGTAGTTGGCGACGATTTTCCTCAAGAACATTTAGATTTATTAACTTCAAAAAATATTGATATCTCTGGTATCGAAATTGTAAAAGGCGGAAAAACTTTTTTCTGGAGTGGTTTATACCATAATGATTTAAATTCAAGAGACACTTTAGTTACTGAATTGAACGTTTTAGCTGATTTTCAGCCAAAAGTTCCTCAAAACTACAAAGACGCCGATGTGGTAATGTTAGGAAACTTACACCCATTAGTACAAAGTAGTGTTTTAGATCAATTAGAAAAAAAACCAAAATTAGTGGTTTTAGACACCATGAATTTCTGGATGGACTGTGCTCTTCCTGAATTATTAAACGTTATTAAACGTGTAGATGTTATTACAATCAATGACGAAGAAGCAAGACAACTTTCTGGTGAATATTCATTAGTAAAAGCGGCTGCGAAAATCCAAGATATGGGACCAAAATATGTGGTGATCAAAAAAGGAGAACACGGAGCACTTTTATTCCACAATAGAGAAGTATTTTTTGCACCTGCTTTACCATTAGAAGACGTTTTCGATCCAACAGGAGCAGGAGATACTTTCGCAGGTGGTTTCTCAGGATTCATTGCGCAGAGCGAAAACATTTCGTTTGGAAACATGAGAAACGCAATTATTTACGGTTCAAATTTAGCTTCGTTCTGCGTAGAGAAATTTGGAACCGAAAGGATGGAAACCTTAAGCAAAGCCGAAGTAGCGATTCGATTACAGCAATTTAAGTCGTTAACTCAGTTTGATATAGAAATATAA